One genomic window of Moorella glycerini includes the following:
- a CDS encoding nucleotide sugar dehydrogenase: MKTICVIGLGYIGLPTASILATHGFNVVGVDVNPKVVDTINKGSVHIQEPGLKTLVKAAVQSGNLHAVERPQAADVYIIAVPTPITEDKKADLSFVRTAAESITPLLRKGNLVILESTSPPGTCVELLKPILESTGLRAGEDFYLAHCPERVLPGRTVKELIENERIIGGINRASAEKAAQIYRVFVEGGIHLTDCTTAETVKLMENTYRDVNIALANELAIVCEKLGIDAWEVIRLSNLHPRVNIHLPGPGVGGHCLAVDPWFIVERFPAEARLIALGRRTNDSMPDHVVRRLKEILASTKTNPFHPSRAGLADPSRPAGEVEVACGNSRTAAEIAVTADADGFKGDTPTHSDQGPWKIAVLGVSYKGNIDDARETPALRVLQLLEKEGISFSVYDPHVRDFPYELSTLKETVAGADCLLLLADHDEFKFLHPLEIGKLMRRPVVFDTRNMINTDLWREYGFAVYCLGRGVGKG, encoded by the coding sequence ATGAAAACTATCTGCGTTATAGGGCTGGGTTATATTGGCCTTCCTACGGCCAGCATACTCGCCACCCATGGCTTTAACGTTGTGGGTGTAGATGTAAACCCCAAAGTTGTTGATACCATAAATAAAGGTAGTGTCCATATTCAGGAGCCGGGGCTGAAGACGCTGGTCAAGGCAGCAGTGCAGTCCGGCAACCTTCATGCCGTAGAACGGCCCCAGGCGGCGGATGTCTACATTATCGCCGTTCCTACTCCGATCACGGAGGATAAGAAGGCCGACCTCAGTTTTGTTCGCACCGCTGCGGAGAGCATAACTCCGCTCTTGCGCAAGGGGAACCTGGTGATTCTTGAGTCTACATCTCCACCGGGGACCTGCGTGGAGCTACTCAAGCCCATTCTTGAATCGACAGGACTGCGGGCAGGGGAAGATTTCTACCTGGCTCATTGTCCTGAGCGGGTGCTACCTGGCCGTACGGTAAAAGAGCTTATCGAAAATGAGCGCATTATAGGAGGAATCAACCGGGCCTCTGCTGAAAAGGCAGCCCAGATTTACCGCGTCTTCGTTGAGGGAGGCATTCATCTCACCGACTGCACCACCGCTGAAACAGTTAAGTTGATGGAGAATACGTATAGGGACGTCAATATCGCCCTGGCCAACGAGTTGGCAATAGTTTGCGAGAAACTGGGCATCGACGCCTGGGAGGTTATCCGCCTAAGCAACCTGCACCCGCGAGTAAATATTCATCTGCCGGGGCCTGGTGTCGGGGGGCATTGCCTGGCGGTGGATCCATGGTTTATAGTCGAAAGATTTCCCGCGGAGGCCAGGCTTATTGCCCTTGGTCGCCGTACGAATGATAGTATGCCCGACCATGTGGTACGAAGATTAAAGGAAATCCTGGCATCTACCAAAACAAACCCATTTCACCCCTCCCGGGCAGGTTTAGCAGATCCAAGTAGACCAGCCGGTGAGGTTGAAGTAGCCTGTGGAAACAGCAGGACGGCGGCGGAGATAGCGGTAACGGCAGATGCAGACGGCTTTAAGGGTGACACTCCCACTCACTCAGATCAGGGTCCGTGGAAAATCGCCGTTCTCGGGGTGAGCTATAAAGGGAATATCGATGATGCACGAGAGACGCCAGCCTTACGAGTACTCCAGCTGCTGGAGAAGGAGGGTATTAGCTTCAGCGTTTATGACCCGCACGTCCGGGATTTTCCATACGAACTTTCCACGTTGAAGGAAACCGTTGCCGGGGCCGATTGTCTGCTGTTACTGGCAGACCATGACGAGTTTAAGTTTCTCCACCCTTTGGAAATTGGTAAACTTATGCGCCGCCCCGTCGTGTTCGATACACGGAATATGATCAATACCGACCTGTGGCGCGAATACGGTTTTGCAGTGTACTGCCTCGGCCGCGGTGTGGGTAAAGGATAA
- a CDS encoding sugar transferase, producing the protein MRSLLIKRLIDFIGAFMGLVVLSPLIILIALLVRMNMGAPVLFRQVRPGLHGRPFILYKFRTMRDLRDAEGRLLPDEMRLTRLGRILRSTSLDELPELFNVLKGEMSLVGPRPLLMEYLDRYTPEQARRHEAKPGITGWAQVNGRNAITWEEKFKLDVWYVDNWSLGLDLKILGLTLIKVLKREGISAGGHATMPEFRGSQGPGQMWG; encoded by the coding sequence ATGCGTTCATTATTGATTAAACGCCTCATTGATTTTATAGGGGCTTTCATGGGGCTGGTAGTTTTGTCGCCCCTTATTATACTTATTGCCCTGCTGGTGCGGATGAATATGGGCGCCCCGGTGTTGTTCCGCCAGGTGCGGCCCGGCCTGCACGGCCGGCCCTTTATTCTCTATAAGTTTCGGACTATGCGGGACCTACGGGACGCTGAGGGCCGTTTACTTCCCGATGAAATGCGGCTGACCAGATTAGGCCGTATCTTGCGCTCCACCAGCCTTGATGAACTGCCGGAGCTATTTAATGTTCTAAAAGGGGAAATGAGCCTGGTAGGGCCGCGGCCGTTATTAATGGAATACCTGGACCGCTATACCCCGGAACAGGCGCGGCGGCACGAAGCGAAGCCGGGGATTACCGGCTGGGCTCAGGTGAACGGTAGAAATGCCATTACCTGGGAGGAGAAGTTCAAACTGGATGTCTGGTACGTGGATAACTGGAGCCTGGGATTGGACCTCAAGATCTTGGGGTTAACTCTTATAAAAGTGTTGAAGCGTGAAGGCATCAGCGCCGGCGGTCACGCCACCATGCCTGAGTTCCGAGGTTCGCAGGGGCCAGGGCAGATGTGGGGCTGA
- a CDS encoding ATP-grasp domain-containing protein has protein sequence MNILLTSAGRRVSLLRAFRRAVENLKGSKIMAADCDPTAPTLIEADESFILPRVSSDRYIEELINICEQKKIDLVIPLIDPELPLLAGSKDIFYKIGCTVAISAPETVNIGNDKLATWNFFASNNIPAAQTFTKDEAQEKLIRHDLSFPVIIKPRCGSSSQGIIKCDTRDQLFFYISKEKDIIIQELLLGPEVTLDIMGDGQGGLLSLVPRKRLKIRGGEVERGITVDDGLFYNYVVKIVQILKPFGAINIQCFITGRGPVFTEINPRFGGGYPLADAAGARFPEMLIALARGEKVKPRIGQYQRGLLMSRFDEAFFISLENDPLGYSLMKL, from the coding sequence ATGAACATACTTTTGACCTCTGCTGGTAGGCGTGTTTCCCTTCTCAGGGCTTTTCGGCGTGCTGTAGAAAATTTAAAAGGCAGTAAAATAATGGCGGCAGATTGTGATCCCACAGCTCCTACCTTAATTGAAGCTGACGAATCATTTATTTTGCCCCGCGTCTCATCTGACAGGTATATAGAAGAATTAATTAATATCTGCGAACAAAAAAAGATCGATTTAGTTATACCTTTAATTGATCCGGAGTTGCCTTTGCTGGCCGGCAGTAAAGATATTTTTTATAAAATTGGGTGCACTGTAGCCATTTCTGCTCCAGAAACAGTTAATATTGGAAATGATAAATTGGCCACATGGAACTTTTTTGCTTCTAATAATATTCCTGCTGCCCAAACTTTTACAAAGGACGAAGCGCAAGAAAAGTTAATAAGACATGATCTTAGCTTTCCGGTTATTATAAAACCTCGTTGTGGCTCGAGCAGTCAGGGAATAATAAAATGTGATACTAGAGATCAATTATTTTTCTATATTTCAAAGGAAAAGGATATTATCATTCAAGAATTGCTTCTTGGCCCGGAAGTAACTCTTGATATTATGGGTGACGGACAGGGAGGACTCTTATCATTAGTTCCACGAAAACGTTTAAAAATACGGGGCGGAGAAGTGGAAAGGGGTATTACGGTTGATGACGGGCTATTTTATAATTATGTGGTAAAAATAGTTCAGATATTGAAGCCATTTGGGGCAATAAACATTCAATGCTTTATTACCGGAAGAGGTCCTGTCTTTACGGAAATAAACCCGCGTTTTGGTGGCGGTTATCCTCTGGCTGATGCAGCAGGAGCCCGGTTTCCTGAAATGCTTATAGCTTTGGCAAGGGGTGAAAAAGTAAAGCCCAGGATTGGACAGTATCAGAGAGGTTTATTAATGAGTCGTTTTGACGAAGCCTTTTTTATTTCTCTAGAAAATGATCCTTTGGGATATTCTTTAATGAAGCTATAG
- a CDS encoding HAD family hydrolase, translating to MSELKVFIFDLDDTLYPEIEYLWSGFRAVSRMLADTEEMQDRLFNDMQELFKDDRKKVFDRFIEGLLLHPEKYTEDLIQKISRMAPRDMINEMILCYRLHDPQISLYDEVPCILELLKAMSMRLGLITDGFWEAQERKVKSLGLEKWMELILYTDKLGPDRKYWKPSPCAFSKALDYFGVEAGSVCYIGDNPAKDFIGPSSLGIKTAWIRRPEGLYKEMIPEEGLINVNYKIDTLYDLLSLV from the coding sequence ATGAGTGAGTTAAAAGTTTTTATCTTTGATTTGGACGATACTTTATATCCGGAGATAGAATATTTATGGAGCGGTTTTAGAGCAGTAAGCCGGATGCTTGCGGATACCGAAGAGATGCAGGACAGGCTTTTTAATGATATGCAGGAGCTTTTTAAAGATGATAGAAAAAAGGTTTTTGATCGGTTTATTGAAGGATTATTATTACACCCGGAAAAATATACAGAGGATCTTATCCAAAAGATTTCGCGAATGGCACCAAGGGATATGATAAATGAAATGATATTATGTTATCGCCTGCATGACCCTCAAATTTCTTTATACGACGAAGTACCTTGTATTTTAGAACTATTAAAAGCTATGAGCATGCGTTTAGGCCTTATAACTGATGGCTTCTGGGAAGCACAGGAACGGAAGGTAAAAAGCCTGGGGTTAGAAAAATGGATGGAGTTAATTTTATATACTGATAAGCTAGGACCTGATCGTAAATATTGGAAACCTTCACCATGTGCTTTTAGTAAAGCATTGGATTATTTTGGAGTAGAAGCCGGTAGTGTATGCTATATTGGTGACAACCCGGCAAAGGATTTTATTGGACCTTCCAGCCTGGGTATTAAAACTGCCTGGATCAGGCGTCCTGAAGGTCTTTATAAAGAAATGATACCTGAGGAAGGTTTAATTAATGTTAATTATAAAATAGATACTTTATATGATTTGCTTTCGCTTGTTTAG
- a CDS encoding DegT/DnrJ/EryC1/StrS family aminotransferase: protein MQIPLSRPDITEKEINLVNEVLRSPFLALGPKMVEFEEAVANYVGRRYGIAVNSGTSGLHLLIKAYGIGEGDEVITTPFSFIASSNCILYEQARPVFVDIEPETGNIDPNLIEEAITSRTKAILPVDAFGQPARLDVIRDIARRHGLVVIEDACEALGSEYKGVKTGSGSFADGAVFAFYPNKQITTGEGGMIVTDDERVAGLCRSLRNQGRGEGGVWLNHERLGYNYRLDELSAALGLAQMGRIEEIITKRQQVAELYNQRLVQIPGIRLPYIAPEVTRMSWFVYVIRVGMDEAAPAKQAAVRDHVMQRLQAAGIGCRPYFTPIHLQPFYRAFGYKEGDFPVTEAAGRTSIAIPFYNNLTAAEIDYVVETLEKALEEY, encoded by the coding sequence ATGCAAATCCCCCTTTCCCGCCCGGATATCACCGAAAAGGAGATAAATCTGGTCAACGAGGTTCTCCGCTCGCCCTTCCTGGCCCTGGGGCCAAAGATGGTGGAGTTTGAAGAGGCTGTGGCAAACTATGTGGGACGCAGGTATGGTATCGCGGTAAACAGCGGCACCAGCGGGTTGCACCTGCTGATCAAGGCCTATGGCATCGGTGAGGGCGATGAGGTTATTACCACGCCCTTCAGTTTTATCGCCTCCAGCAACTGTATCCTTTATGAGCAGGCCAGGCCGGTCTTTGTCGATATTGAGCCGGAAACCGGAAATATAGATCCGAATCTTATTGAAGAGGCCATTACTTCCCGGACAAAAGCCATTTTACCGGTTGACGCCTTCGGCCAGCCGGCCCGGCTGGATGTCATCCGGGACATTGCCCGTCGCCACGGCCTGGTGGTCATCGAAGACGCCTGCGAAGCCCTGGGCTCAGAGTATAAGGGCGTAAAAACGGGGAGCGGCAGCTTTGCCGACGGTGCTGTTTTTGCTTTCTACCCCAATAAGCAGATTACCACCGGCGAGGGCGGTATGATTGTCACCGATGATGAGCGGGTGGCCGGACTGTGCCGCAGCCTGCGCAACCAGGGGCGGGGTGAAGGGGGCGTCTGGTTAAACCACGAGCGCCTGGGCTACAACTACCGCCTGGACGAGCTTTCGGCGGCCTTAGGATTAGCGCAGATGGGCAGGATTGAGGAGATTATCACGAAAAGGCAGCAGGTGGCGGAGCTTTATAACCAGAGGCTGGTGCAAATTCCCGGCATCCGTTTGCCTTACATAGCGCCGGAAGTAACCCGCATGAGCTGGTTCGTCTATGTAATCCGGGTCGGCATGGATGAGGCGGCGCCGGCCAAACAGGCGGCGGTGCGCGACCATGTTATGCAACGCCTGCAGGCAGCAGGCATCGGCTGCCGTCCCTATTTTACTCCCATCCACCTGCAACCTTTCTACCGCGCCTTCGGGTATAAGGAAGGAGATTTCCCGGTTACCGAAGCGGCCGGGCGGACGAGTATTGCCATTCCTTTTTACAATAATTTGACGGCGGCAGAAATTGATTATGTCGTGGAGACCCTGGAGAAGGCACTGGAGGAATATTAG
- a CDS encoding polysaccharide biosynthesis protein: MNRITRTLALITVDAVAVNAALFLALWLRFDGVIKPVYINGALRLVPLATLFYIASFYSFRLYNRLWQYASINELLAIVTATLVGTMASVSLAYFRMVGGTFPLPRSIFALWTILIIALVGLSRLSWRLFREYRFPMVRNGGRAVLIVGAGDAGAMVAREFRSRSNGYGSEAHPVGFVDDDPNKQGRTLYGLPVLGTRDDIPRLVEDFGIEEIVIAMPSVRGKIIREIVEICHGTGAELRILPGIYDLLDGSVKVDPIREIRIEDILGREPVQVDLAAMAGYLAGEVVLVTGAGGSIGSELCRQVAGFGPGLLILLGHGENSIYEIHQELSRSFPDIELVQAVVDVKDEAAVDQLFRKYKPAVVFHAAAHKHVPLMEMNPAEAIKNNVLGTRVVARAADKHRSKVFVLISTDKAVNPTSIMGASKRVAEMVVQEMARRSKTRFAAVRFGNVLGSRGSVVPLFQRQIAAGGPVTVTHPEMTRYFMTIPEAVQLVIQAGALVRGGEIFVLDMGEPVKILDLARSMIILSGYEPGRDIEIVFTGVRPGEKLYEEILTAGEGVNATSHERIFIARPEEFDVARLERFLWLVSQPSWRADMAGVEELLRLVLPGFRVDKGQELVQLGEVVSFGKEVIRGHAL; encoded by the coding sequence ATGAATAGAATTACCCGCACCCTGGCCTTGATAACCGTTGACGCTGTAGCAGTCAATGCGGCTTTGTTTTTAGCTTTATGGCTGCGTTTTGACGGTGTTATTAAACCTGTGTACATAAACGGCGCCTTGCGGCTGGTGCCCCTGGCCACCTTATTTTATATAGCTTCCTTTTACTCCTTCCGCCTCTATAACCGCCTCTGGCAGTATGCCAGCATTAACGAGCTGCTGGCCATCGTTACAGCCACCCTGGTGGGAACTATGGCCAGCGTCTCCCTGGCTTATTTCCGCATGGTCGGCGGTACTTTTCCCCTGCCGCGCAGCATTTTTGCATTATGGACCATCCTGATTATTGCCCTGGTGGGCCTTTCCCGCCTTTCCTGGCGCCTTTTCCGCGAATACCGCTTCCCAATGGTGCGTAATGGTGGGCGGGCCGTCCTGATCGTCGGCGCCGGGGATGCCGGGGCTATGGTGGCCCGTGAATTCCGCAGTCGCAGTAACGGTTACGGCAGTGAGGCGCACCCCGTCGGCTTTGTCGATGACGATCCCAATAAGCAGGGCCGCACCCTGTACGGCCTGCCGGTCCTGGGCACCAGGGATGATATACCCCGGCTGGTGGAGGACTTTGGTATTGAAGAAATCGTTATCGCCATGCCTTCGGTGCGGGGCAAGATTATTCGTGAGATTGTTGAAATCTGTCATGGTACCGGTGCTGAATTGCGCATTTTACCTGGTATTTATGATTTGTTGGACGGCTCAGTTAAGGTTGACCCTATACGCGAGATAAGGATTGAAGACATCCTGGGCCGGGAGCCGGTCCAGGTCGACCTGGCGGCCATGGCCGGTTACCTGGCAGGGGAAGTGGTCCTGGTGACCGGCGCCGGCGGTTCCATCGGGTCGGAGCTCTGCCGCCAGGTGGCCGGCTTCGGCCCCGGACTGTTAATTTTGCTGGGCCACGGCGAGAACAGTATTTATGAAATCCACCAGGAATTAAGCCGCAGTTTCCCGGATATTGAGCTCGTCCAGGCTGTAGTGGATGTGAAGGACGAGGCCGCCGTTGACCAGCTTTTCCGGAAGTATAAGCCGGCGGTGGTTTTCCATGCTGCCGCCCACAAGCACGTGCCGCTGATGGAAATGAACCCCGCCGAGGCTATTAAGAATAACGTCCTGGGAACGCGGGTGGTGGCCCGGGCGGCCGATAAGCATCGCAGCAAGGTTTTCGTCCTGATTTCCACGGATAAAGCCGTCAATCCTACCAGCATCATGGGGGCGTCCAAGCGGGTGGCGGAGATGGTGGTCCAGGAAATGGCCCGGCGGAGCAAGACCCGTTTCGCGGCCGTGCGTTTCGGTAACGTCCTGGGCAGCCGGGGCAGCGTGGTACCTTTATTCCAGCGCCAGATTGCCGCTGGCGGCCCGGTGACGGTGACCCACCCTGAAATGACCCGCTACTTTATGACCATCCCCGAGGCAGTGCAGCTGGTCATCCAGGCCGGCGCCCTGGTCCGGGGCGGGGAGATCTTTGTCCTCGACATGGGCGAGCCGGTGAAAATATTAGACCTGGCGCGGAGCATGATTATCCTGTCTGGTTACGAACCGGGAAGGGATATTGAAATCGTCTTTACCGGCGTCCGGCCGGGGGAGAAGCTCTATGAAGAGATCCTGACGGCCGGGGAGGGAGTTAATGCTACTTCCCATGAGCGGATCTTTATTGCCCGGCCGGAGGAATTCGACGTCGCCAGGCTGGAGCGTTTCCTGTGGCTGGTTTCCCAGCCCAGCTGGCGGGCCGACATGGCCGGGGTGGAAGAACTGCTGCGCCTGGTCCTGCCTGGCTTCCGGGTAGATAAGGGGCAGGAACTGGTGCAGCTGGGGGAGGTGGTTAGCTTTGGCAAAGAAGTTATACGAGGACATGCTCTTTAA
- a CDS encoding tetratricopeptide repeat protein has translation MAKKLYEDMLFKMITEKSRERLLEFLAALPPETDRNFELYLTKMAQKIPDINGLLTEVLEKPPVTGEEKADLIAFACFFALNIYYRHKRDITKVHDIIEKYRHRFSHHPMFPHVLSLYYRSTGSSKDLKTALDYAQQAAQLMPGNPGVQHSLAEALINLMDEGEIEKSEANLNRAEEAINKAIMLEATYPKFYSTRGRLLALKGMFKEAREAVEQAIDMEDSTAHDYPIRYSGYQDILGKIRQMEFSRQVDKKLAEAEGKINKARQETEEQLKQFRVQNLEFLGLFAAIISFTVGSIQFVSRLTFEQGVILLLIFTGSLLYIYSGLSIVLHGRAYLSRTIIVLALALILFFVSLAFKGVLVK, from the coding sequence TTGGCAAAGAAGTTATACGAGGACATGCTCTTTAAAATGATTACAGAGAAAAGCAGGGAACGTTTGCTTGAGTTCCTGGCAGCCCTGCCTCCAGAAACAGACAGGAACTTTGAACTATATCTCACCAAAATGGCCCAGAAAATACCTGATATTAATGGCCTGCTAACGGAAGTCCTCGAAAAGCCTCCGGTAACGGGAGAGGAAAAAGCAGACCTGATAGCCTTCGCCTGCTTCTTTGCTTTGAATATCTATTACCGTCATAAGAGAGATATAACAAAAGTCCATGATATTATAGAGAAATATAGGCACCGCTTCAGTCATCATCCCATGTTTCCCCACGTTTTATCCCTTTATTATAGAAGCACTGGCAGTAGCAAAGACCTAAAAACAGCGTTAGACTATGCTCAGCAGGCTGCTCAACTGATGCCCGGAAATCCAGGTGTCCAGCACAGCTTGGCCGAAGCCTTAATTAATTTGATGGATGAAGGGGAAATCGAAAAATCGGAAGCCAATTTAAACAGGGCCGAGGAAGCCATTAACAAAGCCATTATGCTGGAGGCAACCTATCCTAAATTTTATAGTACCAGGGGGAGATTGTTGGCTCTTAAAGGGATGTTCAAGGAAGCCCGGGAAGCAGTAGAGCAGGCGATAGATATGGAAGACTCCACAGCCCATGATTACCCCATTCGCTACAGCGGGTATCAAGATATTTTAGGGAAAATAAGGCAAATGGAGTTTTCCCGGCAGGTTGACAAGAAGCTGGCTGAAGCGGAAGGAAAAATTAATAAAGCAAGGCAGGAAACAGAGGAGCAGCTTAAACAATTCCGGGTGCAGAATTTGGAGTTTTTGGGCTTGTTTGCAGCCATTATTTCCTTTACAGTGGGCAGTATTCAATTTGTTTCCAGGTTGACCTTTGAGCAAGGAGTGATTTTGCTATTAATTTTTACCGGCAGTTTATTATACATTTATAGTGGGTTAAGCATAGTATTACACGGCAGAGCATATCTGTCTAGGACTATAATAGTACTGGCCCTGGCCCTCATTTTGTTTTTTGTTTCTTTGGCCTTCAAAGGAGTTCTGGTTAAATAA
- a CDS encoding protein phosphatase 2C domain-containing protein encodes MKVIRLEAISLAGSDINEDLYGYDAQAFWVMDGATALVTPYTGDAAAEVCWLINKVEGVIRSGIKERNAALPEIMRMAALAVRRELAGNENRQPWEFPSCSIALVRVNKDFLEYFLLGDVTLAFKSGEELRVISDDAIRRLDAKAIKEKLRFQAEGLTSAAARQAILPILRRHRSLMNTPGGYWIFNGSPEAIKNALTGTVNLENSSEFILATDGFSRLVDTFHVYPTWGFLFQDLKKSSLTELAERLRQLEQDDLECLQYPRFSPHDDATALYVELGDEADRRTL; translated from the coding sequence ATGAAAGTCATACGTTTAGAAGCGATTTCTTTAGCCGGGAGCGACATAAATGAAGACCTGTACGGTTATGACGCTCAAGCTTTCTGGGTAATGGATGGCGCCACAGCTTTAGTTACACCGTATACCGGAGATGCTGCCGCGGAAGTTTGCTGGTTGATAAATAAGGTGGAGGGAGTTATAAGGAGCGGGATTAAGGAACGAAACGCCGCTTTGCCAGAAATAATGAGGATGGCTGCCTTGGCGGTAAGGCGGGAGTTGGCTGGCAATGAAAATCGGCAGCCCTGGGAATTTCCTAGTTGCAGTATAGCGCTGGTAAGGGTAAACAAGGATTTTCTTGAATATTTCTTGCTCGGCGATGTGACCCTGGCTTTTAAATCCGGTGAAGAATTGAGGGTCATCAGCGATGATGCCATAAGAAGACTTGATGCAAAGGCGATAAAAGAAAAATTGCGTTTCCAGGCGGAAGGATTGACTTCTGCCGCCGCCAGGCAGGCCATACTCCCGATTTTGCGCCGGCACCGGTCCTTGATGAACACACCTGGCGGGTACTGGATTTTCAATGGCAGCCCCGAAGCGATTAAGAATGCCCTGACAGGAACGGTTAATTTGGAAAACAGCAGTGAGTTTATTTTAGCAACAGACGGTTTCTCCAGGCTGGTTGACACTTTTCATGTTTATCCCACCTGGGGCTTTTTGTTTCAGGACCTGAAAAAAAGCTCCCTCACTGAATTAGCCGAACGGCTCCGGCAGCTAGAACAAGACGACCTGGAATGCCTGCAGTACCCCCGCTTTAGCCCCCACGATGATGCTACGGCTTTATATGTAGAGTTGGGGGATGAAGCCGATAGGCGTACCTTATAA
- a CDS encoding radical SAM protein, whose translation MMALPNLLKEIKIEVTHKCPLACIHCSSDSSPSCNREMDLNSCLNIVQEANDMGVKKIVFSGGEPLIWEGLEKVVQKASQHTNKIIVYTSGNIKDSSTKLYTLKLCGVSKVVFSVFGANSYTHEGITRINGSFNATMKAVSAAVNLGYQTEFHFVPLKINYKNLSEIARLARQMGVSRISLLRFVPQGRGYILRKYALNRIQNIELKQMIVNLRKMGFDIRTGSPFNFLLINDQPSCMAAKDRLIVGPDLRIYPCDAFKQIKAEELVGTLHFSTLTRYSLKECWENSPFLKAVRDYLNKGFAEPCCHLAH comes from the coding sequence ATGATGGCTTTACCTAATCTCCTCAAGGAAATAAAAATCGAGGTAACTCATAAATGTCCGTTAGCTTGTATTCATTGTTCAAGCGACTCTAGCCCATCATGTAATCGTGAAATGGATTTAAATTCATGCCTCAATATAGTACAAGAAGCAAATGATATGGGAGTAAAAAAAATAGTGTTTTCCGGTGGCGAACCATTAATTTGGGAGGGGTTGGAAAAAGTAGTACAAAAAGCATCTCAACATACAAACAAGATAATAGTTTATACATCAGGTAATATCAAAGATAGTTCTACAAAGCTTTATACTCTTAAATTATGTGGTGTTAGTAAGGTTGTGTTTAGTGTTTTTGGTGCAAATTCATATACACATGAAGGAATTACTCGTATAAATGGAAGTTTTAATGCAACGATGAAAGCAGTTTCAGCCGCAGTTAATTTAGGGTATCAGACAGAATTCCATTTTGTTCCGTTAAAGATTAATTACAAAAATCTTTCTGAAATAGCTAGGCTAGCGAGGCAAATGGGTGTTTCCCGTATAAGCCTCCTTAGGTTTGTCCCGCAAGGGCGAGGTTATATTTTAAGAAAATATGCCTTGAATCGTATACAGAACATCGAACTTAAGCAGATGATAGTTAATCTTAGAAAAATGGGATTTGACATTAGGACAGGATCACCCTTTAATTTCCTTTTAATTAATGACCAGCCTTCATGTATGGCGGCAAAGGATAGGTTAATAGTAGGGCCTGATTTGCGTATATACCCGTGTGATGCTTTTAAACAGATTAAAGCAGAAGAACTAGTTGGTACTTTACATTTTTCAACGTTAACTAGATACTCTTTAAAAGAGTGTTGGGAGAACTCCCCATTTCTTAAGGCTGTTAGAGATTACTTAAACAAAGGTTTTGCTGAGCCTTGCTGTCATTTAGCACATTAA